One Podarcis raffonei isolate rPodRaf1 chromosome 3, rPodRaf1.pri, whole genome shotgun sequence genomic region harbors:
- the TLR5 gene encoding toll-like receptor 5, which produces MVTSSSLFSLLSWDAEPGKEYRKQPKDKSTMLHGHLLFLIGLTFAYRGINADSRCAVTGRLVNYEWCNFTQVPPLPEGIVLLSLNFNFIQQVNATSFPLLETLTVLSLGSQLVSPVTVGENAFRNLPNLHQLDLAYNKMIVLDPQAFRGLGKLSNLLLYYNDLNESILEKDYFKDLVSLEYLDLAFNKITRLHPHPSLRNMQKLTLLNLKLNRIETICEGDLYSFQGKAFTLLNLNSNGLFKEDSQDWATCGNPFKSIVFDTLDVGGNGWGIRTTQQFCAAIQGTPLVGLKISPHTMGSSFGFNNMPDPNNNTFAGLAQSGLRLLNISHGFIFSLNPRVFQYLGDLELLDLNSNNINKIQKEAFFGLWSLQHLDLSYNLLGELLDYTFEGLLNVRIIALQHNHIGVIDRAPFKGLPNLHTVDLSDNALKVILTLPSLSYAFLGSNRIQSGDHSKIVAINSTYVDMGGNRMDNLGDLYELLRYPDIQYILLRNNRFSYCYKYNNIAEDNQLLYLDLGDNMLKLVWERSLCLDVFKALSKLQVLHLNNNYLSFLPEGIFDGLVSLVRLNLASNLLTYISHSAFPVSLRKLDLSSNQLLYPDPQLFATLDNLDITYNRFYCNCLLSDLIVWLNQTNVTLAGSPDERFCFGPPDLAGKSLHEFNVDDCNEDKILEPLQLSLFIFTTVAVTMFLMVVIVFARFRGTCFIWYKTVVRVFLKEQQPALEEETYRYDAYMCYSSKDFEWVQNSLIRHLDLQYSDKNKFALCFEERDFLPGEDHITNIRDAIWNCRKTICVVTKQFLKDGWCVEAFNFAQSRYFCDLKDVLIMVVAGSLSQYQLMKYQPVRVFLQRGQYLRWPEDPQDVEWFLNALSHQILKKKEVKKKQKKKKKKLKRRKSKTLEMKVITIS; this is translated from the coding sequence GACAAGAGCACAATGCTTCATGGCCACCTACTATTTCTCATTGGACTGACATTTGCATACAGAGGAATAAATGCAGATTCTCGGTGTGCCGTAACAGGCAGGCTTGTGAACTATGAGTGGTGCAACTTCACACAGGTTCCCCCTCTGCCTGAAGGCATTGTTTTACTCTCCCTAAATTTCAATTTCATCCAGCAAGTGAATGCCACATCCTTTCCACTGCTGGAGACATTGACGGTTCTCTCACTTGGAAGCCAGCTGGTCTCTCCTGTCACAGTAGGAGAAAATGCTTTTAGGAATTTGCCAAATCTTCATCAACTGGATTTAGCTTACAATAAAATGATTGTGCTGGATCCACAGGCTTTCAGGGGGCTGGGGAAGTTAAGTAACCTTCTGCTATACTATAATGATCTTAACGAATCCATTCTGGAAAAGGATTACTTTAAAGATTTGGTCTCTCTGGAATATCTGGACCTTGCATTCAATAAGATCACTAGGCTTCACCCTCACCCTTCATTGCGCAACATGCAAAAGTTAACACTTCTGAACTTGAAATTAAACCGCATTGAAACCATATGTGAGGGAGATCTCTACAGCTTTCAAGGAAAAGCTTTCACATTGTTGAATCTTAATTCTAATGGTTTGTTTAAAGAAGATTCTCAAGACTGGGCAACTTGTGGCAATCCTTTCAAAAGCATTGTCTTCGATACGCTGGATGTTGGTGGCAATGGCTGGGGTATAAGAACAACCCAGCAATTCTGTGCAGCTATTCAGGGAACACCACTTGTGGGTTTGAAGATATCGCCTCACACCATGGGCTCATCATTTGGCTTTAATAACATGCCAGACCCAAACAACAATACATTTGCAGGTCTGGCCCAGAGTGGCCTTCGCCTGCTTAATATTTCACATGGCTTTATCTTTTCTCTTAACCCACGTGTATTTCAATATCTTGGTGATCTGGAATTGCTGGATCTCAACTcaaataacataaataaaattcaaaaagaaGCATTCTTTGGTCTCTGGAGCCTACAACACCTAGACCTGTCGTACAATCTGCTGGGAGAACTCTTGGATTACACTTTTGAAGGTCTTCTAAATGTGCGTATTATAGCTCTGCAACACAATCATATTGGGGTGATTGATAGGGCTCCGTTTAAAGGCTTGCCAAACCTTCACACTGTGGACCTCAGTGACAATGCTCTAAAAGTAATCTTAACACTCCCAAGTCTCAGCTATGCTTTTTTAGGTAGCAACCGGATACAGTCTGGAGACCACAGCAAAATAGTTGCTATAAATTCAACATATGTTGACATGGGAGGAAACAGGATGGACAATCTGGGGGACCTCTATGAACTTCTCCGATATCCAGATATCCAGTATATTTTGTTAAGAAATAATCGCTTCTCCTACTGCTACAAGTACAACAATATAGCAGAAGACAACCAGTTGCTCTACTTGGATCTTGGAGACAATATGTTGAAGCTTGTGTGGGAGAGAAGTTTGTGCTTGGATGTGTTCAAGGCGTTGTCCAAGCTTCAGGTCCTGCATCTCAATAATAACTACCTTAGTTTCCTTCCAGAGGGCATCTTTGATGGCCTGGTATCACTGGTTAGGCTTAACTTGGCTTCAAACCTCTTAACTTACATTTCTCACAGTGCTTTTCCTGTGAGCCTCAGGAAACTTGACTTATCCTCGAACCAGCTGCTTTATCCAGATCCTCAGCTCTTTGCAACTCTGGACAATCTGGATATCACCTATAACAGATTTTACTGTAATTGCCTCTTAAGTGACCTAATTGTGTGGCTGAACCAAACCAATGTCACCTTAGCTGGGTCACCAGATGAAAGGTTTTGTTTTGGACCCCCTGATCTTGCTGGCAAAAGCCTTCATGAGTTTAATGTTGATGATTGCAATGAAGACAAGATATTGGAGCCTCTGCAGTTGTCGCTCTTCATTTTTACCACCGTTGCTGTGACAATGTTCCTAATGGTGGTGATTGTTTTTGCTCGCTTTAGAGGAACCTGCTTCATTTGGTATAAGACCGTGGTAAGAGTATTCTTGAAGGAGCAACAGCCAGCGTTGGAGGAAGAGACCTATAGATATGATGCCTACATGTGCTACAGCAGCAAGGATTTTGAGTGGGTCCAGAACTCCTTGATAAGGCACCTAGACCTCCAGTATTCTGATAAAAACAAATTTGCTCTCTGCTTTGAAGAGCGAGATTTCTTGCCAGGAGAGGATCACATCACCAACATTCGTGATGCCATTTGGAACTGTAGGAAAACAATTTGCGTAGTGACAAAGCAGTTTCTCAAGGATGGCTGGTGCGTCGAAGCTTTTAATTTTGCTCAGAGTCGGTATTTTTGTGACCTGAAAGATGTCCTCATAATGGTGGTGGCTGGATCACTTTCGCAATATCAGCTTATGAAGTATCAACCAGTCAGAGTGTTTTTGCAAAGGGGTCAATACTTGAGGTGGCCTGAAGACCCCCAAGATGTGGAATGGTTTCTAAATGCACTTTCTCACCAAATACTGAAGAAgaaggaagtaaaaaagaaacagaagaagaagaagaagaaactcaaGAGGAGGAAATCAAAGACATTGGAAATGAAAGTTATTACCATCTCTTAG